The following coding sequences lie in one Candidatus Brocadiaceae bacterium genomic window:
- a CDS encoding site-specific DNA-methyltransferase: MSKELLPAVKEQLSLEYAVYQPKKDGDYVNNLIDILSNDLDFHRKNSSYASHNFHSFPAKFPPQLPLQFIKDLTEPNDVVLDPMMGSGTTVLEAYLTGRRGIGFDIDPLAIMISKVKTTPLKQEELIRHYQEILKNAKNLVNQETKKLEQILLNRWDSKTKQFIDYWFAQEIQLELLALVLQISRIEDVDIRTFFELAFSAIIITKSGGVSLALDLAHTRPHKAKVVFSTNGRILFGEELDESEFPRLKILTKKLRSPIEEFEKRCIQNIEGLVNRNSRSIRPEINFGNAQKLPLEDKSVDLIVTSPPYASNAIDYMRAHKFPLVWFGYQIDELSLKRKEYIGGEVMTNIDYEKLPDFTSTVVADISRLDSKRGKVLHRYYSEMTRTLREMYRVLKYGKAAIVVVGNSVMRGKDTETQNCLVDIGRNIGFEVPKIGVRKLDRNKRMLPAGIETNTNSQIQQRMHEEYVIGFYKPEN; encoded by the coding sequence ATGTCAAAAGAATTACTTCCAGCAGTTAAAGAACAACTTTCCTTAGAGTATGCGGTATATCAGCCTAAAAAAGATGGGGATTATGTTAATAACCTTATAGATATATTATCAAATGATCTAGATTTCCATAGAAAAAACAGTAGTTATGCTTCTCACAATTTCCATTCCTTCCCGGCAAAATTCCCCCCACAACTACCATTACAATTTATCAAAGATTTAACCGAACCTAACGATGTTGTGTTGGACCCTATGATGGGTTCAGGCACTACGGTCTTGGAGGCATATTTGACTGGGCGAAGAGGAATTGGATTCGATATTGATCCACTTGCAATAATGATTTCTAAAGTTAAAACCACTCCTTTAAAACAAGAAGAACTAATTAGACATTACCAAGAAATATTAAAGAATGCGAAAAATTTGGTTAACCAAGAGACAAAAAAACTTGAACAGATACTATTGAACCGATGGGATTCAAAAACAAAACAATTTATAGATTATTGGTTTGCACAGGAAATACAACTTGAGTTGTTAGCTTTAGTCCTTCAAATATCCCGAATTGAAGATGTAGATATAAGGACCTTTTTTGAGTTGGCCTTCTCGGCAATAATTATCACTAAATCAGGTGGTGTATCTTTAGCCCTTGATCTCGCTCATACTCGACCTCACAAAGCAAAAGTGGTTTTTTCAACAAATGGTCGAATCCTATTCGGAGAAGAATTAGATGAAAGTGAATTTCCAAGACTTAAAATTTTGACAAAGAAATTACGTTCGCCCATTGAAGAATTTGAAAAACGGTGTATTCAAAATATAGAGGGTTTAGTCAATAGGAATTCAAGATCAATAAGGCCCGAAATTAATTTTGGAAATGCTCAAAAATTACCCTTAGAAGATAAAAGTGTTGATTTGATTGTAACATCCCCACCCTACGCTTCAAACGCAATCGATTACATGCGTGCCCATAAGTTTCCATTAGTATGGTTTGGCTACCAAATTGATGAACTTAGTCTGAAACGTAAAGAGTATATCGGCGGCGAAGTGATGACAAATATAGATTACGAAAAACTGCCTGATTTCACCTCAACGGTAGTAGCAGATATTTCCAGACTCGATTCCAAACGTGGAAAAGTATTACATCGATATTATTCCGAAATGACACGAACTTTAAGAGAAATGTATCGAGTTTTGAAATATGGGAAAGCAGCGATAGTAGTAGTCGGAAATTCGGTCATGCGTGGAAAAGACACAGAGACTCAAAACTGCTTAGTAGATATTGGTCGAAATATTGGGTTTGAGGTTCCCAAAATCGGAGTGCGA